A region from the Rhinoderma darwinii isolate aRhiDar2 chromosome 2, aRhiDar2.hap1, whole genome shotgun sequence genome encodes:
- the LOC142741931 gene encoding stefin-C-like, with translation MDGGYDTGGVVVSPHIVGGFSDEKPADAEVEDVVNSVKCEFLKKSGVNAKTFQAVKYISQVVAGTNYLVKVRLGKDQFCHLSIFAPLPYTKEKPQLKSFQLNKTEKDEITTF, from the exons ATGGACGGGGGTTATGATACAGGTGGAGTTGTAGTATCACCACATATAGTTGGGGGATTCAGTGATGAAAAACCTGCCGATGCAGAAGTAGAGGATGTCGTTAACTCG GTAAAATGCGAGTTTCTGAAAAAGTCCGGGGTCAATGCCAAAACTTTTCAGGCTGTCAAGTATATAAGTCAAGTCGTTGCTGGAACAAACTACCTTGTAAAG GTCCGTCTTGGAAAGGATCAGTTCTGTCATCTGAGTATATTTGCACCTCTACCTTACACCAAAGAGAAACCGCAGCTGAAAAGCTTCCAGTTGAACAAGACGGAGAAAGATGAAATCACTACATTTTAG